The following proteins are co-located in the Pseudodesulfovibrio alkaliphilus genome:
- a CDS encoding Y-family DNA polymerase: MPPRYALIDCNNFYASCERLFRPDLRDRPVVVLSNNDGCVIARSAEAKALGIPMGTPYFKCRGLLRRHGVTVFSSNYALYGDMSARVMGVLARFCPAVAVYSIDEAFADLTGVPGGADAFSRRLKATVEAWTGIPISIGIGPTKTLAKLANRLAKGHPRLRGVFDFAASPDPDRLLRHTPIDAVWGIGRRHAARLVRYGVGDALAFRDMDPVWVRRKMSVTGLHTLLELRGQPCHTLADGPAARKTIVSSRSFGRPVSSLEDLREATALHMVRAAEKLRRLRAVAACVHVFLRTNPFRPGLPQHNDSASVPLAVATAHTPTLIRAAHAGLERIHKEGFEFKKCGIMLSGLEPVNGRWLSLLDLPPQDTPTHVPTMQIVDDLNARWGRDTVTFAAVGRPDAAWHMRRDMRSPRYTTAWTELPVARA; this comes from the coding sequence ATGCCCCCGCGCTACGCCCTCATCGACTGCAACAACTTCTACGCCTCCTGCGAACGGCTCTTCCGGCCCGACCTGCGCGACCGCCCCGTGGTGGTCCTTTCCAACAACGACGGCTGCGTCATAGCCCGCTCGGCCGAGGCCAAGGCCCTGGGCATCCCCATGGGCACCCCGTATTTCAAATGCCGCGGGCTGCTACGCCGTCACGGTGTGACGGTCTTCTCCTCCAACTACGCGCTCTATGGCGACATGTCGGCCCGGGTCATGGGCGTGCTGGCCCGTTTCTGCCCGGCGGTGGCGGTCTATTCCATCGACGAGGCCTTTGCCGACCTGACTGGCGTACCCGGCGGTGCCGACGCCTTTTCCCGTCGGCTCAAGGCCACGGTGGAGGCATGGACCGGCATCCCCATCTCCATCGGCATCGGCCCCACCAAGACCCTGGCCAAGCTGGCAAACCGCCTCGCCAAGGGGCACCCCCGTCTGCGCGGGGTCTTCGACTTCGCGGCCAGCCCGGACCCGGACCGGCTGCTGCGCCATACGCCCATCGACGCTGTCTGGGGCATCGGCCGCCGCCACGCGGCACGACTGGTCCGGTATGGCGTGGGCGACGCCCTTGCCTTTCGTGACATGGACCCGGTCTGGGTGCGCAGGAAGATGAGCGTGACCGGACTGCACACCCTGCTGGAGCTGCGCGGCCAGCCCTGCCATACCCTGGCCGACGGCCCTGCCGCCCGCAAGACCATCGTTTCCTCGCGCTCCTTCGGGAGGCCGGTGTCCAGCCTGGAGGATCTGCGCGAGGCCACGGCCCTGCACATGGTCCGAGCGGCCGAAAAACTGCGCCGTCTGCGAGCGGTGGCCGCCTGTGTGCATGTCTTTCTACGTACCAACCCCTTCCGCCCCGGCCTGCCCCAGCACAACGACAGCGCCTCCGTGCCCCTGGCCGTGGCCACGGCCCACACGCCCACCCTGATCCGGGCGGCTCACGCCGGGTTGGAGCGCATCCACAAGGAGGGCTTCGAGTTCAAGAAATGCGGGATCATGCTCTCGGGCCTGGAGCCGGTGAACGGCCGCTGGCTCAGTCTGCTCGACCTGCCGCCCCAGGACACCCCGACCCATGTCCCGACAATGCAAATCGTGGACGACTTAAACGCCCGCTGGGGCCGCGACACCGTCACCTTTGCCGCCGTGGGCCGACCCGACGCGGCCTGGCACATGCGCCGCGACATGCGCTCCCCGCGTTACACCACGGCCTGGACAGAACTACCCGTGGCGCGAGCGTGA
- a CDS encoding ABC transporter ATP-binding protein, protein MLEASNIVKTFRSRGVKSPALAGASLNVAQGEFVAIVGRSGSGKTTFLNILSTLLAPDAGRLRYQGEDITTLPPARLNLLRRRDFAMVFQFHYLLPCLTARENVLLPFLHSLAPVSAEVRRRADACLDRVGLGGKGGKLPGHLSGGEQQRVAIARALVKRSAVLFADEPTGNLDRATGESVMDLLADLGTDGLSVVMVTHDEAHAARAHRTVRMADGAMA, encoded by the coding sequence GTGCTTGAAGCCAGCAACATCGTCAAGACCTTCCGCAGCCGGGGCGTGAAAAGCCCGGCCCTGGCCGGGGCAAGCCTGAACGTGGCCCAGGGCGAGTTCGTGGCCATTGTCGGCCGCTCAGGTTCCGGCAAAACCACCTTCCTGAACATTCTCTCCACGTTGCTCGCCCCGGATGCGGGCCGGTTGCGCTACCAGGGCGAGGACATCACCACCCTGCCCCCCGCCCGGCTCAACCTGCTCCGGCGCAGGGACTTCGCCATGGTCTTCCAGTTCCACTATCTGCTGCCCTGTCTGACTGCGCGCGAGAACGTGCTGCTGCCGTTTCTCCACTCCCTGGCCCCGGTTTCGGCCGAGGTGCGCCGCCGGGCCGACGCCTGTCTCGACCGGGTGGGGCTGGGCGGCAAGGGCGGGAAGCTGCCCGGCCACCTCTCGGGCGGCGAGCAGCAGCGCGTGGCCATCGCCCGCGCCCTGGTCAAGCGCTCGGCCGTGCTCTTTGCCGACGAGCCCACCGGCAACCTGGACCGGGCCACGGGCGAATCGGTCATGGATCTCCTGGCCGACCTGGGCACCGACGGACTGTCCGTGGTCATGGTCACCCACGACGAGGCCCATGCGGCCCGCGCCCACCGGACCGTCCGCATGGCTGACGGGGCCATGGCCTAA
- a CDS encoding ABC transporter permease, with amino-acid sequence MTMLVIPLRNLRMKWARSLLLLLVFTLGVASIVALNLVSGVVGESLEKKLVAYGANIIVMPRTEKLTVSYGGFSMGDMLLGVSDLDEAGTMQRIASIHHGSRVSAIAPKLVSMTRVDGTAVGVIGVRWEREMAIKGYWSVDGEFPGREDGVLAGSRAAESLGLAPGDTLTLGSRSAVVTGVLRPTGGDDDSVLFANMGFTQEAFGRPGRADYVEVAALCAGCPIEEIVLQIAEALPGAEVQALQSVVRQRMYSVDFVQRLILSVSLIILLIACAMVGATMLSSVNERIREIGLLRSLGFSRPGVFAIFSFEAVVLGAAAGCLGYVAGHALSLRVIGALDITEGAILEFSAAGLALTCLLIVAVSVLSAFFPAWKASSVEPSEALISL; translated from the coding sequence ATGACCATGCTCGTCATCCCCTTGCGCAACCTGCGCATGAAGTGGGCCCGCTCGCTGCTCCTGCTGCTGGTCTTCACCCTCGGGGTGGCCTCCATCGTGGCTCTCAATCTGGTCTCTGGCGTGGTGGGCGAGTCTCTTGAAAAGAAGCTGGTGGCTTACGGAGCCAACATCATTGTCATGCCCCGCACCGAGAAGCTCACGGTGAGCTACGGCGGATTCTCCATGGGCGACATGCTCCTCGGCGTCAGCGACCTGGACGAGGCCGGAACCATGCAACGGATCGCCTCCATCCATCACGGCAGCCGCGTTTCGGCCATCGCGCCCAAGTTGGTGTCCATGACACGGGTGGACGGCACGGCAGTGGGCGTCATCGGCGTACGCTGGGAGCGCGAGATGGCCATCAAGGGATACTGGTCCGTTGACGGGGAGTTTCCCGGCCGGGAGGACGGTGTGCTGGCCGGGTCGCGGGCTGCCGAAAGCCTTGGATTGGCTCCGGGCGACACCCTGACCCTGGGGTCGCGCTCGGCAGTGGTCACCGGGGTGCTCCGGCCCACTGGCGGGGACGACGATTCCGTGCTTTTCGCGAACATGGGCTTTACCCAGGAGGCCTTTGGCCGCCCTGGCCGGGCCGACTATGTGGAGGTGGCGGCCCTGTGCGCCGGGTGCCCCATCGAGGAGATCGTCCTCCAGATCGCCGAGGCCCTGCCAGGGGCCGAGGTCCAGGCGCTGCAATCCGTTGTCCGGCAGCGTATGTATTCGGTGGATTTCGTGCAGCGGCTCATCCTCTCGGTCAGCCTGATAATCCTGCTCATCGCCTGCGCCATGGTCGGCGCGACCATGCTCTCGAGCGTCAACGAGCGCATCCGGGAGATCGGTCTGTTGCGTTCGCTGGGTTTTTCGCGGCCCGGCGTCTTTGCCATTTTCAGCTTCGAGGCCGTGGTCCTGGGCGCGGCAGCCGGATGCCTGGGCTATGTGGCGGGGCATGCCTTGAGCCTGCGCGTCATCGGTGCCCTGGACATCACCGAGGGGGCCATCCTGGAATTCAGCGCGGCCGGGCTGGCCCTGACCTGCCTGCTCATCGTGGCCGTGTCGGTCCTTTCCGCATTCTTTCCGGCCTGGAAGGCATCGTCCGTGGAGCCGTCAGAGGCCCTTATCTCGCTTTAG
- a CDS encoding DUF2318 domain-containing protein — translation MKRMLPGLALAACLLAFASTAHALFGFGGKFKAVQASGGVVSIPLSEVSDGKAHYYVFKRDGFAVKFFLLQSPDGMIRAAFDACDECFREKKGYVQDGEFMVCVNCSQRFHASRINEVRGGCNPSPLERTIGPDSVTIRERDIMAGRGYF, via the coding sequence ATGAAACGCATGTTACCCGGCCTGGCCCTGGCCGCCTGTCTGCTGGCCTTCGCCAGCACGGCCCATGCCTTGTTCGGCTTTGGCGGCAAGTTCAAGGCTGTGCAGGCGAGCGGCGGGGTGGTGAGCATCCCCCTCTCCGAGGTGAGCGACGGCAAGGCGCACTATTATGTGTTCAAACGAGACGGTTTTGCGGTGAAGTTTTTTCTGCTGCAAAGTCCCGACGGGATGATCCGGGCGGCCTTTGACGCCTGCGACGAGTGCTTTCGCGAGAAAAAGGGCTATGTGCAGGACGGCGAGTTCATGGTCTGCGTCAATTGCAGCCAGCGCTTCCACGCCTCGCGCATCAACGAGGTCAGGGGCGGGTGCAATCCTTCGCCCCTGGAGCGGACCATCGGGCCGGACTCGGTGACCATTCGCGAGCGCGACATCATGGCCGGGCGGGGGTATTTCTGA
- a CDS encoding sensor domain-containing diguanylate cyclase yields MAHHSDPPRTERISAFLASGGERLVALAGRQGGDLWAKAGAGMLPLSVAGLSAALVATLERHGPDWDGLPDDSLPGDDPVSAYAAAEAHRQRMHGATPVACLRLLKECRRAFLALAEGQTAAPLDPEEAKTYRALTERFFDGVELALCAEWTETEAPSKRLAATQEQCRDLNAEKNLFLTMFESLDTPVFLLDDDLNAETMNRAAARLTGIERRTGQTGRDGLPDKPCQGAGASLRRRLPWLADALERACPLEPGRRACRFDASGETPDGVRRFSVAISRMDEGPGGAPRSIVTLEDITERTAMERQLAREHERAAHYLDIVGSIVVVLDTVGNVTLINRAGCATLGYAEDEIIGHNWLDLIVPEEQRDETRDYFYCINCGDADLDAQYTNYVTTRTGEHRLITWKNQLLTDETGTPSGILSSGTDITEQRAAEQALAQKELWLRSTFVSLGEAVFILTPDARILDANPAARNMFQMTEEELEGASVAILHTGRDSFREFERRVLAGLEAQGQTHLEYVMRRKDGSEFPTENSVSRILGDDGSELGTVSVVRDISNRKEAEQRIKRSEEKFRRIFETIEDGYIVTDMDGTVRMVNPATCALLGYSESELVGRSMGGHYVDDNERARFILALEATGSARGHQLTARRKDGTQIIVEASANLVHDESGRPVGKEGTFRDITKRIEADRQLHEREKQYRALFENNHAVMLLMDPRTGRIVDANPAAVLFYGHPAETLRAMSLSDINAQDEKAIFKEMVDSRRERRPYFIHRHRLANGEERDVEVYSGPIMVQGNQLIYSVVHDITERARLEREMKRLATTDALTGAGNRHEFFRLAEQELRRARRYGHALSVIMLDIDYFKSINDTHGHQTGDAVLKALSALVRASLRDTDIFGRLGGEEFAIVLPETDLENGRRVAQRLREDLAGLTVRLRDKAVNFTVSIGIAALKNKDRVIEDTVNRADEALYRAKRMGRNRVETG; encoded by the coding sequence ATGGCACACCACTCCGACCCGCCCCGCACCGAGCGCATCTCGGCCTTTCTCGCATCAGGCGGGGAGCGGCTCGTTGCCCTCGCAGGGCGACAGGGGGGGGATCTTTGGGCCAAAGCCGGGGCCGGGATGTTGCCGCTTTCTGTGGCCGGGCTCTCGGCCGCCCTGGTCGCCACCCTGGAACGCCACGGTCCTGACTGGGACGGTCTTCCCGATGACAGCCTCCCGGGCGACGATCCCGTCTCGGCCTATGCGGCGGCCGAGGCGCACCGTCAACGAATGCACGGCGCCACCCCGGTCGCGTGTCTGCGCCTTCTCAAAGAGTGCCGCCGCGCCTTCCTCGCCCTTGCGGAAGGGCAGACGGCCGCACCCCTCGACCCTGAAGAGGCAAAAACGTATCGCGCCCTGACCGAGCGCTTCTTCGACGGCGTGGAATTGGCCCTATGCGCCGAATGGACCGAAACCGAAGCCCCCAGCAAGCGTCTGGCCGCCACGCAGGAGCAATGCCGCGACCTGAACGCGGAAAAGAACCTGTTCCTGACCATGTTCGAGAGCCTGGACACGCCCGTGTTCCTCCTTGACGACGATCTCAACGCCGAGACCATGAATCGCGCTGCTGCCCGGCTGACGGGCATTGAGCGCCGGACCGGGCAAACCGGCCGTGACGGCCTCCCGGACAAACCCTGCCAAGGTGCCGGAGCATCGCTGCGCCGCAGGCTCCCCTGGCTGGCCGACGCCCTGGAGCGGGCCTGCCCGCTGGAACCAGGCCGCAGGGCGTGCCGTTTCGACGCCTCTGGCGAAACACCGGACGGGGTCCGCCGGTTCAGTGTGGCCATCTCGCGCATGGACGAGGGTCCGGGCGGGGCTCCCCGCTCCATCGTCACCCTGGAGGACATCACCGAACGGACAGCCATGGAGCGGCAGCTTGCCCGGGAACACGAGCGGGCCGCCCACTATCTGGACATCGTCGGCTCCATCGTCGTGGTTCTGGACACGGTCGGGAACGTCACCCTCATCAACAGGGCGGGCTGCGCCACCCTGGGCTATGCGGAGGACGAGATCATCGGCCACAACTGGCTGGACCTGATCGTGCCCGAGGAGCAGCGCGACGAGACCAGGGACTACTTCTACTGCATCAACTGCGGCGATGCGGACCTGGATGCGCAATACACCAACTACGTGACCACCCGCACCGGAGAGCACCGGCTCATCACCTGGAAAAACCAGCTGCTGACCGACGAGACCGGGACACCCTCGGGCATCCTCTCCTCGGGCACGGACATCACGGAACAACGCGCTGCCGAGCAGGCCCTGGCCCAAAAGGAGCTGTGGCTGCGCAGCACCTTTGTCTCCCTGGGCGAGGCGGTCTTCATCCTCACACCCGACGCCCGCATCCTTGATGCCAACCCGGCGGCGCGGAACATGTTCCAGATGACCGAAGAGGAGCTGGAAGGCGCGTCCGTGGCGATCCTGCACACCGGCCGCGACAGCTTCAGGGAGTTCGAGCGCCGCGTTCTGGCCGGGCTGGAGGCCCAGGGACAGACCCACCTGGAGTACGTCATGCGCCGCAAGGACGGCAGCGAATTTCCTACCGAGAACTCGGTCTCGCGCATCCTCGGCGACGACGGCTCCGAGCTGGGCACGGTCAGCGTGGTCCGCGACATCAGCAACCGCAAGGAGGCCGAGCAGCGGATCAAACGCAGCGAGGAAAAGTTCCGCCGCATCTTCGAGACCATTGAGGACGGCTACATCGTCACCGACATGGACGGCACCGTCAGGATGGTCAACCCCGCCACCTGCGCCCTGCTGGGCTACTCGGAATCCGAGCTGGTGGGCCGGAGCATGGGCGGTCACTATGTGGATGACAATGAACGCGCCAGATTCATCCTGGCCCTGGAGGCCACCGGCTCGGCCAGGGGCCACCAGCTCACCGCCCGGCGCAAGGACGGCACGCAGATCATCGTCGAGGCCAGCGCCAACCTGGTGCACGACGAATCAGGCAGGCCCGTGGGCAAGGAAGGCACCTTCCGCGACATCACCAAGCGCATTGAGGCCGACCGCCAGCTGCACGAACGCGAAAAGCAGTACCGCGCCCTGTTTGAGAACAACCACGCGGTCATGCTCCTCATGGACCCCAGGACAGGGCGCATCGTGGACGCCAATCCTGCCGCGGTCCTGTTCTACGGCCACCCGGCCGAGACGCTGCGCGCCATGTCCCTCTCCGACATCAACGCCCAGGACGAAAAAGCCATCTTCAAGGAGATGGTGGACTCCCGGCGCGAAAGGCGGCCCTATTTCATCCACCGCCACAGGCTGGCAAACGGCGAGGAACGCGATGTGGAGGTCTACTCCGGCCCCATCATGGTCCAGGGCAACCAGCTCATCTACTCGGTGGTCCACGACATCACCGAGCGGGCGCGCCTGGAACGCGAGATGAAACGGCTGGCCACCACCGACGCCCTGACCGGCGCGGGCAACCGTCACGAGTTTTTCCGGCTGGCGGAGCAGGAGCTGCGCAGGGCCAGGCGCTACGGCCACGCCCTGAGCGTGATCATGCTCGACATCGACTACTTCAAATCCATCAACGACACCCACGGCCACCAGACCGGGGATGCGGTGCTCAAGGCCCTCTCGGCCCTGGTCCGCGCCTCCCTGCGCGACACGGACATCTTCGGACGGCTGGGCGGGGAGGAGTTCGCCATCGTCCTGCCGGAAACCGACCTGGAAAACGGCCGACGGGTGGCCCAGCGTCTGCGCGAGGATCTGGCCGGACTCACGGTGCGCCTGCGCGACAAGGCGGTCAACTTCACCGTGAGCATCGGCATCGCAGCGCTCAAGAACAAGGACCGCGTCATCGAAGACACCGTCAACCGGGCCGACGAGGCCCTCTATCGGGCCAAGCGCATGGGCCGCAACCGGGTGGAAACCGGCTGA
- a CDS encoding RsbRD N-terminal domain-containing protein, whose protein sequence is MRFESELAERKAELSEKWADLVLGSYPAETRKIWGRQKDRFQNPVGAAIIDATRELFDLTLQWEDAEKIASSLDKLIRIRSVQDFSPSQAVSFVFLLKKLLREEFFKPMQAGGRLDELLRFEAKVDNLAMMSFDIYAKGRETMYRLRVDEVKRAQSSLLRKAGMIVDVTAD, encoded by the coding sequence ATGCGGTTTGAATCCGAGCTGGCCGAACGGAAGGCCGAATTGTCGGAAAAATGGGCGGACCTGGTTCTCGGGTCCTACCCTGCGGAGACCCGGAAAATCTGGGGCCGACAAAAGGATCGTTTCCAGAACCCGGTGGGGGCCGCCATCATTGATGCGACCCGGGAGCTGTTCGATCTTACCCTCCAATGGGAGGACGCGGAAAAGATCGCGTCCAGCCTGGACAAGCTCATCCGCATCCGGTCCGTACAGGACTTTTCGCCCTCCCAGGCGGTCAGCTTCGTCTTCTTGCTCAAGAAGCTGCTGCGAGAGGAGTTCTTCAAGCCCATGCAGGCCGGAGGCAGGCTCGACGAACTGCTCAGGTTCGAGGCCAAGGTGGACAACCTGGCCATGATGTCGTTTGACATCTACGCAAAGGGTCGCGAGACCATGTACCGGCTGCGCGTTGACGAGGTGAAACGCGCCCAGAGCAGTCTGCTCAGGAAAGCCGGCATGATAGTGGACGTTACGGCCGACTAG
- the dsrM gene encoding sulfate reduction electron transfer complex DsrMKJOP subunit DsrM codes for MNALYSLLFVFLLVLIPLFGVDAAHMKTFFGVCIPITAFIIFLLGFIYKVVNWGRSAVPFRIPTTGGQFKSFDPVLFKQNKYDCPQTGAQTFVRMVLEVFAFRSLFRNTAASLHETKDGPVVAYKSSKWLWVFAITFHYSFFIVALRHLRLFLEPVPFFVNGLEFVDGLLQIGAPTMYLADIGLVAGVLLLLGRRLVNPKINYISYVSDYFPLFLILAIALSGIYMRYFAMVDVIAIKELTMGLVTFNYHIPETIDVSFFVHVFLVSVLMVYFPFSKLMHLPGVFLSPTRNLPNDTRTKHHVNPWNDPNIKAHSYADYEKQFGPFMAEAGLPLDNPENAGAEEKA; via the coding sequence ATGAATGCTCTTTACTCACTTCTGTTCGTCTTTCTCCTGGTGTTGATCCCGTTGTTCGGGGTTGATGCTGCACACATGAAGACATTCTTCGGTGTCTGCATCCCGATCACGGCGTTCATCATCTTCCTGCTCGGCTTTATCTATAAAGTCGTCAACTGGGGCCGGAGCGCAGTGCCGTTCCGCATCCCCACAACCGGCGGTCAGTTCAAGTCCTTCGACCCCGTGCTGTTCAAGCAGAACAAGTACGACTGTCCGCAGACCGGCGCCCAGACCTTTGTGCGCATGGTCCTCGAAGTTTTCGCCTTCCGGTCCCTGTTCCGCAACACCGCGGCATCGTTGCACGAGACCAAGGACGGCCCGGTGGTGGCCTACAAGTCGAGCAAGTGGCTCTGGGTCTTTGCCATCACCTTCCATTACTCCTTTTTCATCGTCGCCCTGCGGCACCTGAGGCTCTTCCTTGAGCCAGTCCCGTTCTTCGTCAACGGCCTGGAGTTCGTGGACGGTCTGCTGCAGATCGGCGCACCCACCATGTATCTGGCCGACATCGGGCTGGTGGCCGGCGTACTCCTGCTCCTGGGCAGACGCCTCGTCAACCCGAAGATCAACTACATCTCCTACGTTTCCGACTACTTTCCCCTGTTCCTGATTCTGGCTATCGCCCTGTCGGGCATCTACATGCGCTACTTCGCCATGGTCGATGTCATCGCCATCAAGGAACTGACCATGGGGCTTGTGACCTTTAACTACCACATCCCGGAAACCATTGATGTCTCCTTCTTCGTCCACGTCTTCCTGGTCAGCGTGCTCATGGTCTACTTCCCCTTCAGCAAGCTGATGCACCTGCCGGGCGTCTTCCTCTCGCCCACCAGGAACCTGCCCAACGACACACGGACCAAGCACCATGTGAACCCCTGGAACGACCCCAACATCAAGGCCCACTCCTACGCCGACTACGAGAAGCAGTTCGGCCCGTTCATGGCCGAGGCGGGCCTGCCTCTGGACAATCCCGAAAACGCGGGCGCCGAGGAAAAGGCCTAG
- the dsrK gene encoding sulfate reduction electron transfer complex DsrMKJOP subunit DsrK has product MSDMPKADELFKSIDYTPPLTGWMETPVNFSPGNWCYPAKPEKIEYIESKLPGLWGKAREWSPGDADWKLPPNWRETVVNGFRERLEKFRTLKLFMDICVRCGACADKCHFFIGSGDPKNMPVLRAELMRSVYRGEFTLAGKILSQLTGSRVMEEDVLKEWFIYFYQCTQCRRCSLYCPYGIDTAEMTMMARELMHLVGLNTNWIMEPVTNCNITGNHLGIQPHAFKDIVDFMVDDIEEITGRRVKAPLNEHGHEILFITPSGDVFADPGIYTFMGYLMLFDYLDLDYTMSTYASEGGNFGSFTNNEVMKKLNAKMYHEANRLGCKWILGGECGHMWRVVHQYMDTMNGDTQGPQMTTPKSPVTGTVFDTAAATKMLHIVEFTADLIKHGKLKLDPTRNDHLRVTFHDSCNPARGMGLLEEPRYVIKAVCNNFFEMPEGTTREQTFCCAGGSGLNTEEILEIRLRGGLPRGNALRHVQDRHGVNTMACICAIDRATLIPLADYWAPGVQITGTHELVANALVFEEGEKRTMDLRQEPLPGFEDEDDDWTPPNTEEA; this is encoded by the coding sequence ATGTCCGACATGCCCAAAGCTGACGAGCTCTTCAAGAGCATAGACTACACGCCACCCCTCACGGGCTGGATGGAAACCCCGGTGAACTTCTCGCCGGGCAACTGGTGCTACCCCGCCAAGCCGGAGAAAATCGAGTACATCGAGTCCAAGCTCCCCGGCCTGTGGGGAAAGGCCCGCGAATGGTCGCCGGGCGATGCCGACTGGAAGCTGCCCCCCAACTGGAGGGAAACCGTGGTCAACGGTTTCCGCGAGCGCCTTGAGAAGTTCCGCACCCTCAAGCTATTCATGGACATCTGCGTGCGCTGCGGCGCCTGTGCCGACAAGTGCCACTTCTTCATCGGCTCCGGCGATCCCAAGAACATGCCCGTGCTGCGGGCCGAGCTGATGCGCTCGGTCTATCGCGGCGAGTTCACCCTGGCGGGCAAGATCCTCTCCCAGCTGACCGGCTCCCGGGTCATGGAAGAGGATGTGCTCAAGGAGTGGTTCATCTACTTCTACCAGTGCACCCAGTGCCGCCGCTGCTCGCTGTACTGTCCCTACGGCATCGACACCGCCGAAATGACCATGATGGCCCGCGAGCTGATGCACCTGGTCGGCCTGAATACCAACTGGATCATGGAGCCGGTCACCAACTGCAACATCACCGGCAACCACCTCGGCATCCAGCCCCACGCCTTCAAGGACATCGTGGACTTCATGGTGGACGACATCGAAGAGATCACCGGCCGCCGGGTCAAGGCCCCGCTCAACGAGCACGGCCACGAGATCCTCTTCATCACCCCTTCGGGCGACGTGTTCGCCGATCCGGGCATCTACACCTTCATGGGCTACCTGATGCTCTTCGACTACCTGGACCTGGACTACACCATGTCCACCTACGCCTCGGAGGGCGGCAACTTCGGCTCGTTCACCAACAACGAGGTCATGAAGAAGCTCAACGCCAAGATGTATCACGAGGCCAACCGCCTCGGCTGCAAATGGATCCTCGGCGGCGAGTGCGGCCACATGTGGCGCGTGGTGCACCAGTACATGGACACCATGAACGGCGACACCCAGGGCCCCCAGATGACCACGCCCAAGTCGCCCGTCACCGGCACCGTGTTCGACACCGCGGCAGCCACCAAGATGCTCCACATCGTCGAGTTCACCGCCGACCTCATCAAGCACGGCAAGCTCAAGCTCGACCCCACCCGCAACGACCACCTGCGCGTCACCTTCCACGACTCGTGCAACCCCGCCCGGGGAATGGGTCTGCTGGAGGAGCCGCGCTACGTGATCAAGGCCGTGTGCAACAACTTCTTCGAGATGCCCGAAGGCACCACCCGGGAGCAGACCTTCTGCTGCGCCGGCGGCTCGGGCCTGAACACCGAGGAAATCCTTGAAATCCGCCTGCGCGGTGGTCTGCCCCGGGGCAACGCCCTCAGGCATGTGCAGGACAGGCACGGGGTCAACACCATGGCCTGCATCTGCGCCATCGACCGGGCCACCCTCATTCCCCTGGCCGACTACTGGGCGCCCGGCGTCCAGATCACCGGCACCCATGAGCTTGTGGCCAACGCCCTGGTCTTCGAGGAAGGCGAAAAACGGACCATGGATCTGCGCCAGGAGCCGCTGCCCGGTTTCGAGGACGAGGACGACGACTGGACCCCCCCGAACACGGAGGAGGCATAA
- the dsrJ gene encoding sulfate reduction electron transfer complex DsrMKJOP subunit DsrJ: MKMHYGAPIIAGLVIFVGALCAPFVVGTAVTKTYKQPELKMPADEKECVESKEFMREKHMKLLNDWRDWALRDGKRIYVNHAGKEFTISLQNTCMKCHVSRADFCDKCHTDAGVSPYCWDCHIQPEGLK, translated from the coding sequence ATGAAAATGCACTACGGAGCACCCATCATTGCAGGCCTGGTCATCTTCGTCGGAGCGCTGTGTGCGCCCTTCGTGGTGGGCACGGCCGTGACCAAGACCTACAAGCAGCCCGAGCTGAAGATGCCCGCCGATGAAAAGGAGTGCGTCGAGTCCAAGGAGTTCATGCGCGAGAAGCACATGAAACTGCTCAACGACTGGCGCGACTGGGCCTTGCGCGACGGCAAGCGCATCTATGTCAACCACGCTGGCAAGGAATTCACCATCAGCCTGCAGAACACCTGCATGAAGTGCCATGTCTCCAGGGCGGACTTCTGCGACAAGTGTCACACGGACGCCGGTGTCTCCCCCTACTGCTGGGACTGCCACATTCAGCCGGAGGGTTTGAAGTAA